In the Clostridium gelidum genome, TTCATCTAAATCCTTTACTATATAATCTTCAAGTATTACACCATCATTACCTTCTTCTGATGCATCTCTTATCATAGCATTGACTTCATCTTCTGTAGATTTGTAATCACCTTCTGCATTACGTTTATATGTCCCTTTATATAGATTTTCATTTAAATATATTGGGCGTTCTTTATAATTAGCTCTTGGAACATTTATTATTAAAACATCCATTCCTTCAATATCTAATTTTTGTACATCTTCATCTCTTAATAAATTTCTGTTAGCTTTACTTCCATTTATAGTATTCCAAAAATCCTGTATTCTTTTATCAATGTTTTTTACACCCTGAACTTCAAACGTGCCTTTACTTTTGTTTTCTTTTATTCCTAAAATTATTATTCCACCATTTGTATTTGCCATAGCAGAATAACTTTCCCACAAAGAATTAGGAATTTTACTTTCTCCTTCTTTGCATTCTACATCAACAGTTTCACCAATTTTTAATATCTCCAATAATTCTATATCTGTCATTTTAGCTCTCACCTTCTTCATATTGAAATGAAAAATTCATATTTTAATTTAATTACTTTAGTTTTTCCATTTTATTGTAATTTATTTCTTCTATTATATCAATATTATTTGATTTTGTAATTAAATTATATACTAATCTGATGTTATCTAAAAGTTTGATATAAGATTTGAATTTCATCAAAACAGATAATATTTTTTTAGTAAGATATTTAACCTCAACATTGTAAAACACACCTCATGTTGGATACTTGTTTCCTCATGAGGTGTGTGTTGAATAATTATACCAAATTTTAACTTAGTGTATTTTATTGTATATATTCATCATTGCAATTACTTTAGTTTTTACTTTTGTATTTCTATTTTGAATCATTTATAAATTAAGTAATAATATCTATTTCACTTTCAACCAGTTATTTCTACCAAGTAATATTATTTGAATCATCTTTAAGTATCTTAACTAATTGATCAATTTCTTTAGGCTTAAGTTTTTTTATGAGTATTGAAGATAATAAATCTGCTGCTTTTCTTTGTAACTCTTCCATGTTATCTGGATATCTTATATGCACATTTATCTTCAAACTCACCCCTCCCTTAAATCTTAATTAGTTTATAATATGCAGATACACAACACTTCGTTAATTTCCAGTAAATCAGTTAAGTTTATAGGAGACTCTATACTGCATAAAAAATATAATTGCATGTATTACCACAATAATTAAAATTACATAAAACCTATAATTTTCTAAATTAATAATCATATTATATATAAGGCATGTAAAAAAATATAAACTTCATTTGGAGAAGCCACTGAAAAAGTTAATATTTTAATAAAATCACAATTCATTCATGATGTTTACAAAGTGTGATTTTAGCTAAAATGCTCCTTTTTCAGTGACCTCGTATCTTTGATCTGTTATTTTCTTTCATGTGCCTAAGTGGTAAACCCCTCCAAAATAAAGTGTACGACGACGAAATGAGGTGTCCTTATGAAAGTGGCAATTTACAGTAGAAAATCAAAATTCACTGGAAAAGGTGAAAGTATAGAAAATCAAGTTCAAATGTGTAAAGATTACTTATTTAATCAAAATAGAAATAAATCCTTTGAGTTTCTAATATATGAGGATGAAGGTTTCTCTGGCGGAAATACTAATCGTCCTGAATTTCAAAGGCTAATGAGTGATGTTGCTTTAAAGAAATTTGATATATTAATATGCTATAGATTAGATCGTATATCTAGAAATGTAGCTGACTTCTCTTCTACTTTAGAAACTCTTCAAATATACAATGTTGATTTTGTAAGTATAAGAGAACAATTTGATACTAGTTCACCAATGGGTAGAGCCATGATTTATATAGCTTCAGTATTTGCTCAGCTAGAACGTGAAACAATTGCAGAACGTGTTAGAGATAATATGCTTGAGCTTGCAAAGTCAGGTCGATGGCTTGGAGGAACTCCCCCACTTGGATATAAATCTAAGACTGTTTCCTACTTTGATGAAAATATGACAGAACGCTCAATGGTTAAATTAGCAAGTGATGATGAAGAATTAAAAATAGTTAAACTTATATTTGATAAGTACCTCGAACTTAAATCCTTAAGTAATGTTGAAGCTTATATGCTTGAGCACTACTATAAAACAAGGAATGGATTAGATTTTAGAAAATCAAGCTTAAGATCAATTTTAACTAATCCTGTTTATGCAAAATCAAGTGAAGAAATATTTGATTATCTTTCATCACAAGGTATGATGCTATGTGGAACACCTGATGGAATTCATGGATTCTTAACCTACAATAAACTTAAAACAATCTATTTTAAAAATGGTAATCATGGTCGTGAATTTAGAGATACATCAGATTGGATAGTTGCAATTGCTAAACATAAAGGTATTATCAATTCTTCTGATTGGCTTGATGTGCAAAAAATATACGCAGGAAATAGTGATAAATTCACAGTATCAGCAAGAAGTCATAATGCTCTATTAACTGGTATAATTAAATGTGCTAAATGTGGATCTCCTATGAGAATAATGCATGGTCCAGTTAGTAAAAAAACAGGAACCAAACTATTTTACTACGTATGTACAATGAAAAAAGACTCCAAAGGAACAAGATGTGATAATCCAAACGGAAAAGTAGAACAAATAGATCCGGTTGTTATTGATGCAATAAAAGACCTTTATAAAAACAAAGAAGTTTTCCTAAATGATCTTATAAATAGAACTAAGCAAAAAAGAAAAATAGTTGAATGTGATAAACAAGAAGGAACTCTTAATATATTAATTAAGCAAAAAGAATCTCAAATAGATAACCTTCTTAATAAACTGTCACTAGACCCAGATCTTGGAGATTTAATAATACCTAAAGTTAAAGAATTAAAAATGGAACTATCCGTACTTAAAGGTGACTTACAAAAATCAAACACTGCAATTAGTCACTTAGATAACGAAGAACGAAATCTCTCTTTCATAAAACTATTGTT is a window encoding:
- a CDS encoding recombinase family protein, with amino-acid sequence MKVAIYSRKSKFTGKGESIENQVQMCKDYLFNQNRNKSFEFLIYEDEGFSGGNTNRPEFQRLMSDVALKKFDILICYRLDRISRNVADFSSTLETLQIYNVDFVSIREQFDTSSPMGRAMIYIASVFAQLERETIAERVRDNMLELAKSGRWLGGTPPLGYKSKTVSYFDENMTERSMVKLASDDEELKIVKLIFDKYLELKSLSNVEAYMLEHYYKTRNGLDFRKSSLRSILTNPVYAKSSEEIFDYLSSQGMMLCGTPDGIHGFLTYNKLKTIYFKNGNHGREFRDTSDWIVAIAKHKGIINSSDWLDVQKIYAGNSDKFTVSARSHNALLTGIIKCAKCGSPMRIMHGPVSKKTGTKLFYYVCTMKKDSKGTRCDNPNGKVEQIDPVVIDAIKDLYKNKEVFLNDLINRTKQKRKIVECDKQEGTLNILIKQKESQIDNLLNKLSLDPDLGDLIIPKVKELKMELSVLKGDLQKSNTAISHLDNEERNLSFIKLLLDKCSIIDTLSHDETKELIRGLTYSITWDGDIGDFNFYFVGSNHA